In Flavobacteriaceae bacterium, the following proteins share a genomic window:
- a CDS encoding LytTR family transcriptional regulator, with amino-acid sequence MFRFTANISNKKKSILIVISILIIAIVFETCQQLYYVKKYNINDAATFLSILKPQALSWTIWMVLSLILIQYFKNQVSRKFTFKIFITYGVVILSLVLLSILINAFSQLLISESPFSMSSLVKEFLPFYAFQKIPVYTLGYIAIAVISYLYFSNEQLQIQVHELSELKITHNLAYKKLSTKIDDSATILNIKIGNKRKIIPVQDILWIEADDYCVRVHTQNEASYTMRSSLKALNEKLGSNFLRVHRKAIVNMLMIKEISLSGNPNIILTDDSKIPVSKPNLKLVKNHLA; translated from the coding sequence ATGTTTCGATTTACAGCCAATATCTCGAATAAAAAGAAGAGTATTTTAATCGTTATTTCGATTTTAATAATCGCTATTGTATTCGAAACATGTCAACAGCTTTATTATGTAAAAAAATATAACATTAATGATGCTGCAACTTTTTTAAGTATTTTAAAACCTCAAGCTTTGAGTTGGACGATATGGATGGTGTTATCTCTTATTTTAATACAATATTTTAAAAATCAAGTTTCCAGAAAATTTACATTTAAAATATTTATAACATACGGAGTTGTCATCTTAAGCTTAGTTTTATTAAGTATTTTAATAAATGCTTTTAGTCAACTATTAATTAGCGAAAGTCCTTTTTCAATGTCCTCTTTAGTAAAGGAATTTCTTCCTTTTTATGCTTTTCAAAAAATTCCAGTTTACACTCTAGGTTATATTGCTATTGCTGTAATTTCTTATTTATATTTCTCTAACGAACAATTACAAATACAGGTTCACGAGCTTTCAGAATTAAAAATCACACATAATTTAGCATATAAAAAATTAAGTACTAAAATTGATGACAGTGCTACAATCTTAAATATTAAAATTGGAAATAAACGCAAAATTATTCCTGTTCAAGATATTTTATGGATTGAAGCCGATGATTATTGTGTTAGAGTACACACCCAAAATGAAGCTTCATATACTATGCGAAGCTCATTAAAAGCACTGAACGAAAAGCTAGGAAGTAATTTTTTAAGAGTACATCGAAAAGCTATCGTTAACATGTTGATGATTAAAGAAATTAGTTTATCTGGCAATCCTAATATTATCTTAACCGATGATTCTAAAATACCAGTATCTAAACCTAATTTAAAGCTCGTAAAAAATCATTTAGCTTAA
- a CDS encoding DUF2911 domain-containing protein — MKKSSLITIMAFAFVMLLSTNVNAQQFPGLDKSPLDLASFPSRGANKIIKVFYSRPYLKGRTIGTQLAPYGKLWRTGANDATQIQFLQDVKFGGKSIKAGAYSLFTIPGEKEWTIIISSDLDHWATSGYKESNEVARLTVPVTKGDQSLENFSIAFQPVDNGAHMHLGWGTVRVAVPFTK; from the coding sequence ATGAAAAAATCATCTCTAATTACAATTATGGCTTTTGCATTTGTAATGTTATTATCTACAAATGTAAATGCTCAACAGTTTCCAGGTTTAGACAAAAGTCCATTAGACTTAGCTTCTTTTCCAAGCAGAGGAGCAAATAAAATAATTAAAGTATTTTATAGCAGACCTTATTTAAAAGGAAGAACTATTGGTACACAGCTAGCTCCTTACGGTAAATTATGGAGAACTGGTGCTAATGACGCAACGCAAATTCAGTTTTTACAAGACGTGAAATTTGGAGGAAAATCAATTAAAGCTGGTGCTTATTCTTTATTTACTATTCCTGGTGAAAAAGAATGGACCATTATTATAAGTTCTGATTTAGATCATTGGGCAACTAGTGGTTATAAAGAGTCTAACGAAGTAGCAAGACTTACAGTTCCCGTAACTAAAGGTGATCAATCTTTAGAGAACTTCTCAATTGCATTTCAGCCAGTAGATAACGGAGCACATATGCATCTAGGATGGGGTACTGTTCGTGTAGCAGTTCCGTTCACTAAATAA
- a CDS encoding asparagine synthase B, whose amino-acid sequence MCGIVCAFDLKQKSDKLRPQILEMSKQIRHRGPDWSGIYSTDKAILAHERLAIVDPTSGKQPLFSEDKKIVLAANGEIYNHRALRKQFEGKYNFKTESDCEVILALYQKKGSAFLDEMNGIFGFAIYDVEKDEYFIARDHMGIIPLYIGWDQHGTFYVASELKALEGVCSKIELFPPGHYMSSKDGEFVRWYQRDWENFDDVKDNETSIEVLKEALEASVHRQLMSDVPYGVLLSGGLDSSITSAIAKKYSQKRIESDDKTDAWWPQLHSFSVGLEGSPDLEAAQKVADHIGTVHHEIKFTVQEGLDAVKDVIYQLETYDITTIRASTPMYLMARVIKSMGIKMVLSGEGADELFGGYLYFHKAPNAKEFHEETVRKLSKLHMYDCLRANKSLAAWGIEGRVPFLDKEFMDVAMRINPKDKMINGERMEKWVLRKAFEDMLPESVAWRQKEQFSDGVGYSWIDTLKEVVSVEISDEQMDNAHFRFPLQTPQNKEEYYYRTIFESHFPSDAAALSVPQEPSVACSTKIALEWDAAFKNMNDPSGRAVAKVHEDAY is encoded by the coding sequence ATGTGTGGAATAGTATGTGCATTTGATTTAAAACAAAAATCAGATAAATTAAGACCTCAGATATTGGAAATGTCTAAGCAAATTCGTCATCGTGGACCAGATTGGAGTGGTATTTATAGTACAGATAAAGCCATTTTAGCCCACGAGCGTTTAGCTATTGTAGATCCAACCTCAGGTAAACAACCTTTGTTTAGTGAAGATAAGAAAATAGTATTGGCTGCTAATGGAGAAATATATAACCATAGAGCGTTACGTAAACAATTTGAAGGCAAATATAACTTTAAAACAGAATCAGATTGTGAAGTGATTTTAGCACTATATCAAAAAAAAGGAAGTGCTTTTTTAGATGAAATGAATGGTATTTTTGGGTTTGCTATTTATGATGTAGAAAAAGATGAATATTTTATTGCTCGTGATCATATGGGAATTATTCCATTATATATTGGTTGGGATCAGCACGGTACATTTTATGTAGCTTCAGAATTAAAAGCTCTAGAAGGTGTTTGCTCTAAAATAGAATTGTTTCCACCTGGACATTATATGTCTAGTAAAGATGGAGAGTTTGTGAGATGGTATCAACGTGATTGGGAAAACTTTGACGATGTTAAAGATAATGAAACAAGTATAGAAGTATTAAAAGAAGCTTTAGAAGCTTCTGTACATCGACAATTAATGAGTGACGTACCATATGGAGTGTTATTATCAGGAGGATTAGATTCTTCAATAACATCTGCTATAGCTAAAAAATATTCGCAAAAGAGAATTGAATCAGATGATAAAACCGATGCATGGTGGCCACAATTACATTCATTTTCAGTAGGATTAGAAGGGTCTCCAGATTTAGAAGCAGCTCAAAAAGTTGCAGATCATATAGGTACAGTACATCACGAAATAAAATTTACGGTACAAGAAGGTCTAGATGCTGTAAAAGATGTAATTTATCAATTAGAAACTTATGATATTACGACTATAAGAGCTAGCACACCAATGTATTTAATGGCTAGAGTGATTAAATCGATGGGTATTAAAATGGTATTATCGGGCGAAGGTGCAGATGAATTATTTGGAGGGTATTTATATTTTCATAAGGCACCAAATGCCAAAGAGTTTCATGAAGAGACAGTTCGTAAATTAAGTAAACTGCACATGTATGATTGTTTGCGTGCTAATAAAAGCTTAGCAGCTTGGGGTATTGAAGGTCGTGTACCATTTTTAGACAAAGAATTTATGGATGTGGCAATGCGTATTAACCCTAAAGATAAGATGATAAATGGAGAGCGTATGGAGAAATGGGTGCTTCGTAAAGCGTTTGAAGATATGCTGCCAGAAAGTGTTGCTTGGAGACAAAAAGAACAATTTAGTGATGGTGTAGGGTATAGTTGGATAGATACACTTAAAGAAGTAGTTAGTGTTGAAATATCTGATGAACAAATGGATAATGCACATTTTAGGTTCCCATTACAAACACCGCAAAATAAAGAAGAATATTATTATCGTACTATTTTTGAGTCGCATTTTCCAAGTGATGCTGCGGCTTTAAGTGTTCCTCAAGAACCATCTGTGGCTTGCAGTACTAAAATAGCTTTAGAATGGGATGCGGCTTTTAAAAACATGAACGATCCAAGTGGTAGAGCTGTAGCAAAAGTGCATGAAGATGCATATTAA
- a CDS encoding DUF2911 domain-containing protein — translation MKKLSFISTIAFAFAILLSSNVNAQDFPKMDPSPMDVASFPNDYRVANKLVKIAYSRPQLKGRDIAKLAPNGKVWRTGANESAEITFYVDMKLGGKTIKAGTYSFATIPGEKEWTIIINSELNAWGAYFYKEANDVARLNVPVTAASDSLEEFAMVFTEADNGVHLNMGWGTVRVAVPFTK, via the coding sequence ATGAAAAAATTATCATTCATTTCAACTATCGCATTTGCATTCGCAATACTATTATCTAGTAATGTAAATGCTCAAGATTTCCCAAAAATGGACCCAAGTCCTATGGATGTAGCGTCTTTTCCTAATGATTACAGAGTCGCTAACAAACTTGTAAAAATAGCTTACAGTCGTCCGCAGCTTAAAGGTAGAGATATAGCAAAACTTGCTCCAAATGGTAAAGTTTGGAGAACTGGTGCTAACGAATCTGCTGAAATTACATTTTATGTAGATATGAAATTAGGAGGAAAAACAATTAAAGCAGGAACTTATAGTTTTGCAACTATTCCTGGTGAAAAAGAATGGACTATTATTATCAACTCTGAATTAAACGCATGGGGTGCTTATTTTTATAAAGAAGCTAATGACGTTGCAAGACTTAATGTTCCTGTAACTGCAGCTAGTGATTCTTTAGAAGAATTTGCAATGGTATTTACAGAGGCAGATAACGGTGTACACCTTAATATGGGATGGGGTACTGTTCGTGTAGCGGTCCCTTTTACTAAATAA
- a CDS encoding DUF853 family protein, protein MTTKDTFLEDLNKGYTFKGDYITLGSAMLDGETVTNAFVKIPLKTMNRHGLIAGATGTGKTKTLQVLSENLSDKGIPVLLMDIKGDLSGIAQPSPGHPKIDERHEKIGLPFEAKNFPVEVMSLSEQNGVRLRATVSEFGPVLLSRILDLSQAQSGVLAVIFKYCDDNKLPLLDLKDFKKILQYATKEGKQEFEDAYGRISTASTGAILRKVVELEQQGADLFFGEKSFDVEDLVRTTRDGRGYINIIRLTDIQDRPKLFSTFMLSLLAEIYETFPEQGDSDTPRLIMFIDEAHLIFNEASKALLSQIESIVKLIRSKGIGLYFVTQNPTDVPEAVLSQLGLKIQHALRAFTAKDRKAIKLTAQNYPDTEYYDTADVLTSLGIGEALVSALNEKGRPTPLAATMLRAPMSRMDVLTQAELNALYDDSKLVMKYNEEIDRESAYEMLNEKIKKAEALKVEEDKRLQREEEKERQSKTKRRSSNRGYQRQNPIVKVLTSATFIRAVFGILKKVIK, encoded by the coding sequence ATGACCACTAAAGATACTTTTTTAGAAGACCTAAATAAAGGCTATACTTTTAAAGGCGATTATATTACTCTGGGTTCTGCAATGTTAGATGGTGAAACTGTTACAAATGCATTTGTAAAGATCCCTTTAAAAACAATGAATCGTCATGGTTTAATTGCTGGCGCAACTGGTACTGGTAAGACCAAAACATTACAAGTATTATCTGAAAATTTAAGCGACAAAGGTATTCCTGTATTGCTTATGGATATAAAAGGTGATTTAAGTGGTATTGCTCAACCTAGTCCCGGGCATCCAAAAATTGACGAACGTCACGAAAAAATTGGTTTGCCTTTTGAAGCCAAAAATTTCCCTGTTGAAGTGATGTCTTTATCAGAACAAAATGGCGTTCGTTTAAGAGCAACTGTTAGTGAATTTGGCCCTGTATTGTTATCTCGTATTTTAGATCTATCTCAAGCTCAATCTGGTGTTTTAGCTGTAATATTTAAATATTGTGACGATAATAAATTACCTCTTTTAGACTTAAAAGATTTTAAAAAAATATTACAATATGCTACTAAAGAAGGTAAACAAGAATTTGAAGACGCCTATGGTCGTATTTCTACAGCATCAACTGGTGCCATTTTAAGAAAAGTAGTAGAGCTTGAACAACAAGGAGCTGATCTATTTTTTGGTGAAAAATCGTTTGATGTTGAAGACTTAGTAAGAACAACCAGAGATGGTAGAGGTTATATTAATATTATAAGACTTACAGATATACAAGATCGTCCTAAATTGTTTTCGACATTTATGTTGAGCTTACTGGCCGAAATTTACGAAACATTCCCTGAACAAGGTGATAGTGATACACCGCGATTAATTATGTTTATTGACGAAGCTCATCTCATTTTTAATGAAGCTTCAAAAGCATTATTAAGTCAGATTGAAAGTATTGTAAAACTTATTCGCAGTAAAGGTATTGGATTATATTTTGTTACTCAAAATCCTACTGATGTTCCAGAAGCTGTATTAAGTCAGTTAGGGTTAAAAATACAACACGCTCTTCGTGCATTTACTGCCAAAGATAGAAAAGCTATAAAATTAACAGCTCAGAACTATCCAGATACAGAGTATTATGATACTGCAGATGTACTTACTTCTTTAGGAATTGGAGAAGCTTTAGTTTCTGCTTTAAATGAAAAAGGAAGACCTACCCCTCTTGCTGCCACAATGTTACGTGCTCCAATGAGTAGAATGGATGTATTAACACAAGCTGAATTGAATGCACTATACGACGATTCTAAATTAGTAATGAAATATAATGAGGAGATAGATCGTGAAAGTGCTTATGAAATGCTCAATGAAAAAATAAAAAAAGCTGAAGCGCTTAAGGTAGAAGAAGATAAACGCCTCCAAAGAGAAGAAGAGAAAGAACGTCAATCAAAAACAAAACGACGCTCTTCTAATAGAGGTTACCAAAGACAAAATCCGATTGTTAAAGTATTAACAAGCGCAACTTTTATAAGAGCAGTTTTTGGTATCCTTAAAAAAGTAATTAAATAA
- a CDS encoding alpha/beta hydrolase — translation MKKYIPKVIGISLNFYSYISINNAAEKALQLFATPRKGKLTEKHLGFLNTAERKTLSYEKFKIATYKWEGHKDTVLLVHGWESNAARWKKKIKALLKEGYRVIALDAPAHGDSGSQTFNAILYAEFINVVATKFQPKIIIGHSVGAMATTFFMHKFQFNAVEKLVLLGSPSDFKDVFKRYVIMMGYNKAIEEQLDTIIYNRFGEYPSYFSVANFVKNISQKGLLIHDTQDKIIPYSDALRIHKNYDDSEFVSTTGFGHSLKHLDVVNTVMEFINR, via the coding sequence ATGAAAAAATATATTCCAAAAGTAATTGGAATTAGTTTAAATTTTTACAGTTACATTTCGATCAATAATGCTGCTGAAAAAGCATTACAATTATTTGCAACACCAAGAAAAGGGAAGCTCACCGAAAAGCATTTAGGTTTTTTAAATACTGCTGAAAGGAAAACTTTATCCTACGAGAAATTTAAAATAGCTACCTATAAATGGGAAGGTCATAAAGACACTGTTTTACTTGTACACGGCTGGGAAAGCAATGCTGCGCGTTGGAAAAAGAAAATTAAAGCACTATTAAAAGAAGGCTATAGGGTTATCGCTTTAGATGCACCCGCTCACGGAGATTCTGGAAGCCAAACATTTAATGCTATTTTGTATGCCGAATTCATTAACGTTGTTGCTACTAAATTCCAACCAAAAATAATTATAGGACACTCAGTTGGTGCTATGGCAACTACTTTTTTTATGCATAAATTTCAATTTAATGCTGTAGAAAAACTTGTGCTTTTAGGCTCTCCTTCAGATTTTAAAGATGTGTTTAAACGCTATGTCATTATGATGGGTTACAATAAAGCTATTGAAGAGCAATTAGATACTATTATTTATAATCGCTTTGGAGAATATCCCAGTTATTTTTCGGTGGCAAATTTTGTAAAAAATATTTCTCAAAAAGGGCTTTTAATTCATGATACTCAAGATAAAATCATTCCATATTCTGATGCCCTACGCATTCACAAAAATTATGATGATTCTGAATTTGTTTCTACTACAGGTTTTGGGCATTCTTTAAAGCATTTAGATGTAGTTAATACAGTTATGGAGTTTATAAATCGCTAA
- a CDS encoding RidA family protein → MKKTEILLALLLLVCFVSCKESESSNKYSENEEKSHSEITFHKSHEPTRQNTPFSDAVETEDFLFLAGQIGRDHSKGVLVEGGVTAQTKQVIENIKAVLEHHNLSLDNVVKCTVILADINDFSAFNDVYKTYFTKRPARTTFAAAGLAANAKIEIEVIAAK, encoded by the coding sequence ATGAAGAAAACAGAAATTTTATTAGCATTATTATTACTAGTATGTTTTGTATCATGTAAAGAAAGTGAATCTTCAAATAAATATTCTGAAAATGAAGAGAAATCACATTCAGAAATCACATTCCATAAATCACATGAACCCACTAGACAGAACACACCATTTAGTGATGCAGTAGAAACAGAAGATTTTTTATTTCTAGCTGGACAGATTGGTAGAGATCATTCTAAAGGTGTATTGGTTGAAGGAGGTGTAACAGCACAAACAAAACAAGTAATTGAAAATATAAAAGCTGTTTTAGAACATCACAATTTGTCTTTAGATAATGTGGTAAAATGTACAGTGATACTAGCAGATATTAATGATTTTTCTGCATTTAATGATGTTTATAAAACATACTTTACAAAACGGCCAGCTCGAACTACTTTTGCTGCTGCTGGTTTAGCAGCGAATGCTAAAATTGAAATTGAAGTAATTGCAGCAAAATAA
- the rluF gene encoding 23S rRNA pseudouridine(2604) synthase RluF, whose product MEEKLTRLNKYLSEVGYCSRRAADKLIDEGRVTINGKVPEMGTKVKPSDIVHVDGAQITNSKTEFVYLALNKPVGIVCTTDTRVEKDNIIDFINYPKRVFPIGRLDKPSEGLILLTDDGDIVNKILRASNNHEKEYLVTVDKPISQTFIERMSNGIPILDTITKKCKVKRVSTYQFKIILTQGLNRQIRRMCEYLNYEVIALQRIRIMNIKLDMPLGEYRELTKEEFKELSVLISDSTKNHISVNTGRK is encoded by the coding sequence ATGGAAGAAAAACTCACTCGCCTTAATAAATATTTAAGTGAAGTTGGATATTGCTCACGTCGTGCAGCTGATAAACTTATTGATGAAGGTCGTGTTACAATTAATGGTAAAGTTCCCGAAATGGGCACTAAAGTAAAACCTAGTGATATAGTTCATGTAGATGGAGCTCAAATCACAAATTCTAAAACAGAGTTTGTGTATTTAGCACTTAATAAACCTGTTGGTATTGTTTGTACCACAGATACTCGTGTAGAAAAAGATAATATTATCGATTTTATTAATTACCCAAAACGTGTTTTTCCTATAGGCAGGTTAGATAAGCCTAGCGAAGGTTTAATATTGCTAACAGACGATGGAGATATCGTCAATAAAATATTGCGTGCGAGCAATAATCACGAAAAAGAATATCTGGTTACTGTAGATAAACCTATCTCTCAAACGTTTATAGAACGTATGTCTAATGGTATTCCAATTTTGGATACCATAACTAAAAAATGCAAAGTAAAACGAGTAAGTACGTATCAGTTTAAAATCATTTTAACGCAAGGGTTAAACCGACAGATACGTCGTATGTGCGAATACTTAAATTATGAAGTTATAGCACTGCAACGTATTCGTATTATGAACATAAAATTAGATATGCCTTTAGGTGAATATCGTGAATTAACTAAAGAAGAATTTAAAGAGCTTAGTGTTTTAATTAGTGATTCTACTAAAAATCACATATCAGTAAATACAGGTAGGAAATAA
- a CDS encoding 7-carboxy-7-deazaguanine synthase QueE, which produces MKKEIQERVNRGEMLPLMEEFYTIQGEGFHKGTAAYFVRIGGCDVGCHWCDVKESWNADLHPPTETSSIVENAVKYSDTIVVTGGEPLTWDMNVLTSQLKSEGLQVHIETSGAYKLTGTWDWICLSPKKIKLPTAEVYKKADELKVIVYNNDDFKFAEEQAAQVNKDCILYLQPEWSKSDKMIPLIVDYVMKNPKWKVSLQTHKYLNIP; this is translated from the coding sequence ATGAAGAAAGAGATTCAAGAACGAGTTAATAGAGGGGAAATGCTGCCTTTAATGGAAGAGTTTTATACTATACAAGGTGAAGGCTTTCATAAAGGTACAGCTGCATATTTTGTTAGAATTGGTGGTTGTGATGTTGGTTGTCATTGGTGTGATGTTAAAGAAAGTTGGAATGCAGATTTGCATCCACCAACAGAAACTTCTAGTATTGTTGAAAATGCAGTAAAATATAGCGACACTATAGTTGTGACGGGAGGAGAACCTTTAACTTGGGATATGAATGTATTGACATCTCAATTAAAATCTGAAGGATTGCAAGTGCATATCGAAACTTCTGGAGCTTATAAATTAACAGGTACTTGGGATTGGATCTGCTTATCACCAAAAAAAATAAAACTACCTACTGCTGAAGTTTATAAAAAAGCTGATGAGTTAAAAGTGATTGTTTATAATAACGACGATTTTAAATTTGCAGAAGAACAAGCTGCTCAGGTAAATAAAGATTGTATTTTGTATTTGCAACCAGAATGGAGTAAGAGTGACAAGATGATTCCGTTAATTGTAGATTATGTAATGAAAAACCCTAAATGGAAAGTATCATTACAAACCCATAAATATTTAAATATACCATAA